The following proteins are co-located in the Haliotis asinina isolate JCU_RB_2024 chromosome 13, JCU_Hal_asi_v2, whole genome shotgun sequence genome:
- the LOC137259404 gene encoding ankyrin repeat domain-containing protein 50-like, with product MNCIEWNSRTPAILAAGERHGDVVHLLVSKGANVSVVDDFGVNIFHSACQGGDVGLVKYILSLDKHDINGQVLCGATSVMLAAENGHRHVVEFLVGQGANVSLQDNSKNKILHFASRAGHVDVVKYVLSLPVVDINSRGWKDMTSAMMAAENGHKDVVELLFRNLANMSLKGLYGNTILHYASRAGHVDVVQYILSLSVVDINSRGRKDMTPVMMAVGKGHQEVGQGASVSLQDNRGNNILHIACRGGHVEMVKYVLSQSMADINSRGWKTFTPVMVAAGKGRKEVVEFLVSKGADINTSNRAGKNILHLACRAENVELVKYILSKNMADINSRDKKQMTPILIAAMEGHEEVVQLLVNEGAKVSLRDKKANNILHLACRGGHVELVKYILSQKMVDINSRNRKEMTPVMIAESRGHVQVVALLVRNGADRSSQDNIQ from the coding sequence ATGAACTGTATAGAGTGGAATAGCAGGACACCAGCAATTTTGGCAGCTGGTGAAAGACATGGGGACGTGGTTCACCTACTCGTGAGTAAAGGAGCTAATGTGTCAGTTGTAGATGACTTCGGTGTCAACATCTTTCACTCTGCCTGCCAGGGAGGAGATGTTGGGCTGGTGAAATATATCTTGTCCCTCGATAAACATGACATCAATGGACAGGTATTATGCGGGGCAACATCGGTTATGCTAGCTGCGGAGAATGGACATAGACACGTGGTGGAGTTTCTCGTGGGTCAAGGGGCCAATGTGTCACTCCAGGATAACAGTAAAAACAAAATCCTTCACTTTGCCAGTCGTGCTGGACATGTGGATGTCGTGAAGTACGTCCTATCACTGCCCGTGGTGGACATCAACAGCAGAGGCTGGAAGGATATGACATCCGCCATGATGGCAGCAGAGAATGGACACAAGGATGTTGTGGAGTTACTCTTTAGGAACTTGGCCAATATGTCActaaagggtctttatggaaaTACTATCCTTCACTATGCATCTCGTGCGGGACATGTGGATGTGGTGCAGTACATACTGTCACTGTCTGTGGTGGACATCAACAGCAGAGGCCGGAAGGATATGACACCCGTGATGATGGCAGTTGGAAAGGGGCATCAAGAAGTGGGCCAAGGGGCCAGTGTGTCACTCCAGGATAATAGAggtaacaacatccttcatattGCCTGTCGTGGGGGACATGTGGAGATGGTGAAGTACGTCCTTTCACAGTCCATGGCTGACATCAATAGTAGAGGCTGGAAGACTTTCACACCCGTGATGGTGGCAGCAGGAAAAGGGCGTAAAGAAGTTGTGGAGTTTCTCGTCAGTAAAGGGGCGGATATTAACACCTCAAATCGTGCTGGTAAAAACATCCTTCACCTTGCCTGTCGTGCGGAAAATGTGGAGTTGGTGAAGTATATCCTCTCAAAGAACATGGCAGACATCAACAGCAGAGACAAGAAACAGATGACACCGATTCTGATAGCGGCAATGGAGGGGCATGAGGAAGTGGTTCAGTTACTTGTAAATGAAGGCGCCAAAGTGTCACTTCGGGATAAAAAGGCTAACAACATTCTCCACCTTGCATGTCGTGGGGGGCATGTGGAGCTGGTGAAGTACATCCTTTCACAGAAAATGGTCGACATCAACAGTAGAAACAGGAAAGAGATGACACCAGTAATGATAGCAGAAAGCAGGGGACACGTGCAAGTGGTGGCGTTACTGGTGAGAAATGGAGCTGACAGGTCGTCCCAGGACAACATACAGTAA